A section of the Acidobacterium capsulatum ATCC 51196 genome encodes:
- a CDS encoding type II toxin-antitoxin system RelE/ParE family toxin, whose product MAPSAILFPLRPSSPKTLPVYKTKPFTRFAKKARIADADLWRAAQQVNQGLMDADLGGGVIKQRIARAGEGKSGGSRTIILFRKNNRAVYVYGFEKKDLANIKPDELEAFRELAEVILGYTSAEIAKRVKDGALFEVEEPEE is encoded by the coding sequence ATGGCACCAAGTGCTATACTTTTTCCGTTGCGGCCCTCTTCTCCCAAGACGCTGCCGGTTTACAAGACGAAGCCCTTTACACGCTTCGCGAAAAAGGCCCGCATCGCCGATGCGGATCTTTGGAGGGCCGCTCAGCAGGTCAATCAAGGCCTAATGGATGCAGACCTCGGCGGAGGAGTGATCAAACAACGGATTGCCCGCGCCGGGGAGGGAAAGTCGGGCGGGTCGCGGACGATCATTCTCTTCAGGAAAAACAACCGCGCCGTTTATGTCTACGGCTTCGAGAAAAAGGACCTTGCCAACATCAAGCCGGACGAACTGGAGGCATTCCGGGAACTGGCGGAAGTGATTCTAGGCTACACAAGTGCCGAAATCGCCAAGCGGGTAAAAGATGGAGCGCTCTTCGAGGTCGAAGAGCCGGAGGAATAG
- a CDS encoding helix-turn-helix domain-containing protein, whose product MPRKYRSRVMAAIHETAADLHRVGGMDKKTMRKFDALCLTPIQKMTPQKIRALRAREKASQTVFAAYLNVTPSLVSKWERGEKHPQGASLKLLSLVDKKGLESVA is encoded by the coding sequence ATGCCCAGGAAATACCGCAGCCGTGTCATGGCTGCCATTCACGAGACAGCGGCGGATTTGCATCGCGTGGGTGGCATGGACAAAAAGACCATGCGCAAGTTTGACGCGCTTTGTCTGACGCCGATTCAGAAGATGACACCGCAGAAAATCCGTGCCCTGCGTGCCCGTGAAAAGGCGAGTCAAACGGTTTTCGCGGCCTATCTGAATGTGACCCCGAGCCTGGTGAGCAAATGGGAACGCGGAGAAAAGCACCCGCAGGGCGCATCGCTCAAGCTGCTCTCTCTCGTCGACAAAAAGGGTCTGGAGTCTGTGGCCTGA
- the mqnC gene encoding cyclic dehypoxanthinyl futalosine synthase, translating to MGITRQQALDYFASDDLIGLGMEADAVRRRLHPEGVVTYIIDRNINYTNFCTEYCTFCAFYRPLKGKMASEGYILDFETIYAKIAETVEMGGTGVLMQGGLHPDLKIEWFERLLKGIKQRFPQIWLHCFSASEILAIAEYSDLSVHDTILRLRDAGLDSIPGGGAEILDDEVRHRIARLKCGTEDWLLVHRTAHQLGLRTTATMMFGVGESFEHRVNHFEHVRRLQEETGGFTAFIPWSFQPQHTALGGRGWNEATAVEYLKTLAISRLYLDNIENVQSSWVTQGLKVLQMGLRFGGNDVGSVMLEENVVKAAGTSNCTTEEELRRVIRDAGFKPVQRDTLYHTLFLN from the coding sequence ATGGGAATCACCCGCCAGCAAGCCCTCGATTACTTCGCCTCCGATGATCTGATCGGCCTCGGCATGGAAGCCGACGCCGTACGCCGCCGGCTGCACCCCGAGGGCGTGGTCACCTACATCATCGACCGCAATATCAACTACACCAACTTCTGCACCGAGTACTGCACCTTCTGCGCCTTCTATCGCCCGCTCAAAGGCAAGATGGCGAGCGAAGGCTACATTCTCGACTTTGAGACCATCTACGCCAAGATTGCCGAGACGGTCGAGATGGGCGGCACCGGTGTGCTGATGCAGGGCGGCCTGCATCCTGATCTCAAGATCGAGTGGTTTGAGCGCCTGCTCAAGGGCATCAAGCAACGCTTCCCGCAGATATGGCTGCACTGCTTCTCGGCCTCTGAGATTCTGGCCATTGCCGAATACAGCGACCTCAGCGTGCATGACACCATCCTGCGGCTGCGCGATGCCGGGCTTGATTCCATCCCCGGCGGCGGCGCCGAGATTCTCGACGACGAGGTGCGCCACCGCATCGCACGGCTCAAGTGCGGCACCGAGGACTGGCTGCTCGTTCACCGCACGGCGCACCAGCTCGGACTGCGCACCACCGCCACCATGATGTTTGGCGTGGGCGAGAGCTTTGAGCACCGCGTCAACCACTTCGAGCACGTTCGCCGCCTGCAGGAAGAGACCGGCGGCTTCACCGCGTTTATCCCGTGGAGCTTCCAGCCTCAGCACACCGCTCTCGGCGGACGCGGCTGGAACGAGGCCACGGCCGTCGAATACCTCAAGACGCTGGCCATCTCGCGGCTCTACCTCGACAACATTGAGAATGTGCAGTCCAGCTGGGTCACGCAGGGCCTCAAGGTGCTGCAGATGGGCCTGCGCTTCGGCGGCAATGACGTCGGCTCGGTCATGCTGGAGGAGAATGTCGTCAAGGCGGCCGGCACCTCGAACTGCACCACCGAGGAAGAGCTGCGCCGCGTGATTCGCGACGCCGGCTTCAAGCCCGTGCAGCGCGACACCCTCTACCACACGCTCTTCCTCAACTAG
- a CDS encoding DUF481 domain-containing protein, translating into MQYFVRSSPHQIRRTPAGVLLCLLMLALSMPLAARADGDGGAAAAKKKNAPPPDVVVFTNGDQISGTFVRAVGKSITFHSDMLGDVTIPWSKVKTLHTHSKLAVLAGSVTIRHRHLPPEIPIGTLSLANSMLTVQPTQPAPAVTFPVKRAQYVLDKQTVAKELRGAPGWLQAWNGTLTGGATVVQATQQEFTFTGGVALARTVPTVPWLNTRSRTTVDFSGSYGKIKQPAYSYVSGTPPAITYVPASITKSAIYHADAEEDRYFSPRFYALAQTSFDHNYAQNLDLQQAYGGGIGWTTIKRPKQELDLKISLQYEGQTFIQATSGQNQTLFGSTVASVYQLKLPHNMQFVQNVSYIPAFNNTAAYSGSETDTVTIPFFKNLSFSFGTIDSYLNDPPASEPPTKRNSFQLTTGVSYTIKSKY; encoded by the coding sequence TTGCAATATTTTGTACGCAGTTCTCCTCACCAGATTCGCAGGACGCCCGCCGGCGTTTTGCTGTGCCTGCTGATGCTGGCGTTATCCATGCCCCTTGCCGCGCGGGCCGATGGCGACGGCGGAGCGGCGGCGGCCAAGAAGAAGAACGCGCCGCCCCCTGATGTCGTGGTCTTCACTAACGGCGATCAAATCTCCGGCACCTTTGTGCGCGCCGTGGGCAAGAGCATCACCTTTCACAGCGACATGCTCGGCGATGTCACGATTCCCTGGAGCAAGGTGAAGACGCTGCACACGCACTCGAAGCTGGCCGTGCTGGCCGGCAGCGTCACGATTCGCCACCGGCATCTACCGCCGGAAATTCCCATCGGCACGCTCTCGCTTGCAAACAGCATGTTGACCGTGCAGCCCACTCAGCCGGCCCCGGCTGTGACGTTTCCGGTCAAGCGAGCGCAGTATGTGCTCGACAAGCAGACCGTGGCCAAAGAGCTGCGCGGCGCGCCAGGCTGGCTGCAGGCCTGGAACGGCACCCTGACCGGCGGCGCGACGGTGGTGCAGGCCACACAGCAGGAGTTCACCTTCACCGGCGGAGTCGCGCTGGCACGCACTGTGCCCACCGTGCCATGGCTGAACACTCGCTCACGCACCACGGTGGACTTTAGCGGCTCCTACGGCAAGATCAAGCAGCCGGCCTACTCGTACGTTTCCGGTACGCCTCCGGCGATCACCTATGTGCCGGCGAGCATCACCAAGAGCGCCATCTATCACGCCGACGCGGAAGAAGACCGCTACTTCTCCCCACGCTTTTATGCGCTGGCCCAGACCTCGTTTGACCACAACTATGCCCAGAACCTCGATCTGCAGCAGGCCTATGGCGGCGGCATCGGTTGGACGACGATCAAGCGGCCCAAGCAGGAACTGGATCTGAAAATCTCACTGCAATATGAAGGGCAGACGTTCATTCAGGCGACATCAGGGCAGAACCAGACACTGTTTGGCTCGACCGTGGCAAGCGTCTATCAACTGAAGCTGCCACACAACATGCAGTTTGTGCAGAACGTCTCCTACATCCCGGCCTTCAACAACACAGCCGCCTACTCGGGAAGTGAAACCGATACGGTGACGATTCCCTTCTTCAAGAATCTGAGCTTCTCGTTTGGCACCATTGACAGCTACCTGAACGATCCCCCAGCCTCGGAGCCGCCAACCAAGCGGAACTCCTTCCAGTTGACGACCGGGGTCAGCTACACGATCAAGTCGAAGTACTAG
- a CDS encoding c-type cytochrome, with product MKFLSGLIVGLLILPLAVFFYFRFGHPPVAVADQPFPFEKQIVHVPLHARIAREMPGAAPIAITPENLYAGAEIYREQCAACHGVVGHNSDFAAHMYPHAPQLWVPHPWNKSVVGVSDDPAGVTYWKVANGIRLTGMPSFDKVLSPEQMWQVSLLLSKANTPLPPAVEQILHQPLDFSATPAAAAMPMPAPAKK from the coding sequence ATGAAATTCCTGTCGGGTCTGATTGTTGGTCTGCTGATATTGCCTCTGGCTGTGTTCTTTTACTTCCGCTTCGGTCATCCGCCGGTGGCTGTGGCCGATCAACCCTTCCCTTTTGAAAAGCAGATTGTGCATGTCCCGTTACATGCCCGCATTGCGCGGGAGATGCCCGGCGCAGCCCCTATCGCCATTACTCCGGAGAATCTCTATGCGGGCGCCGAGATCTACCGTGAGCAGTGTGCGGCCTGCCACGGCGTGGTGGGACATAACTCCGACTTTGCCGCGCACATGTATCCGCATGCGCCGCAGCTCTGGGTGCCTCATCCCTGGAACAAGAGCGTGGTTGGCGTCAGTGACGATCCGGCCGGGGTCACCTACTGGAAGGTCGCCAATGGCATTCGCCTGACCGGCATGCCCTCGTTTGACAAGGTGCTCAGCCCCGAGCAGATGTGGCAGGTGAGCCTGCTGCTCTCCAAGGCAAACACGCCGCTGCCGCCTGCAGTGGAACAGATTCTGCACCAGCCGCTCGACTTCTCGGCTACTCCGGCCGCGGCGGCTATGCCCATGCCTGCTCCTGCCAAAAAGTAA
- a CDS encoding glycosyltransferase family 2 protein yields MPVSLVMPTYNGMKFLPQAVESVLAQHYQDWELIISDDGSKDDTRAWLSTLNDPRIHVHFQEKNLGIFGNLNFVCAQARYPIIQIFCQDDYFHDEHSLDRLMAEWEKLPPQIAFLRCNHDPANANSKLSAFEREVLPAWVDPARSDLYFAVFGCIPGNLSNVSLRTAVVAEAGWYRPDLPYSGDFEFWSRVGHRSPWALSQTRTTVIRSHDGQASNFLNFKGELMKQMRAVLEPLYRNAVASGTPGLWLRLMLTMGYTAQHMDRGVKGLLFRRDSTYLRVVMRELGSAEFSFGPFLTWVLFFMSLGGRAFRITVARRLFAPDERNRGWRPPQA; encoded by the coding sequence ATGCCGGTTTCCCTCGTCATGCCCACCTACAACGGGATGAAGTTTCTGCCGCAAGCAGTGGAATCGGTGCTGGCCCAGCATTATCAGGACTGGGAGCTGATCATCAGCGACGATGGCTCCAAGGACGACACCCGCGCCTGGTTGTCCACTCTGAATGACCCGCGCATTCACGTGCATTTTCAAGAGAAGAATCTCGGCATCTTCGGCAACCTTAATTTTGTGTGCGCTCAGGCCCGGTATCCGATCATTCAGATTTTCTGTCAGGATGACTACTTCCATGATGAGCACTCTCTGGACAGGCTCATGGCGGAATGGGAGAAGCTGCCGCCGCAGATCGCCTTTTTGCGCTGCAATCATGATCCGGCCAATGCGAACTCGAAGCTCTCCGCATTCGAGCGCGAGGTTTTACCGGCCTGGGTGGACCCGGCCCGCTCTGATCTTTACTTTGCTGTGTTCGGCTGCATTCCGGGCAATCTTTCGAATGTTTCGTTGCGTACGGCGGTGGTGGCCGAGGCCGGATGGTATCGGCCCGATCTGCCTTACTCCGGGGACTTTGAGTTCTGGAGCCGTGTCGGCCACCGCTCTCCCTGGGCGCTGAGCCAGACCCGCACGACGGTGATCCGCTCGCACGACGGGCAGGCGTCGAACTTTTTGAATTTCAAAGGTGAGCTGATGAAACAGATGCGCGCCGTGCTGGAGCCTCTTTACCGCAATGCGGTGGCATCCGGCACCCCCGGTCTCTGGCTGCGTCTGATGCTCACCATGGGCTACACTGCGCAGCACATGGATCGCGGCGTCAAAGGACTTCTCTTTCGGCGCGACTCCACTTATCTGCGCGTGGTCATGCGGGAGCTGGGCAGCGCGGAGTTCTCGTTCGGGCCATTTTTGACATGGGTGCTTTTCTTTATGTCGCTTGGAGGACGAGCCTTTCGGATTACGGTTGCTCGCCGCCTCTTCGCGCCGGATGAGCGCAACCGCGGCTGGCGTCCGCCGCAAGCATGA
- the mnmA gene encoding tRNA 2-thiouridine(34) synthase MnmA → MSFNNTVAVAMSGGVDSSTVAAMLREEGYDLIGLTLQLWNQRRLAGKDGMPEPVQGRCCSIDDVYDARRVAETLGIPYYLVNEQERFESDVVRPFVSEYLHGRTPIPCSLCNNHLKFDQLLLRARQFGADRIATGHYARNEYDPARGRWILKRPADRSKDQTWFLFGLTQEQLSRTLFPLGGYTKPEVREIAATHKLALAAKPDSQEICFIPNGDYKRFIDAYLDEQGESIPDSAGELVSTTGEVLGRHAGIHNFTVGQRKGLGVTAPNPLYVLQIDPASHRVTVGSDTELATETFRARDCNWISIADLTGERRAQVKIRHRHEPAWATVRPVRGADGTAEAEITFDEPQRAVTPGQSAVFYDEDEVIGGGWIV, encoded by the coding sequence GTGAGCTTCAACAATACAGTCGCGGTGGCCATGTCCGGCGGAGTCGATTCCTCCACGGTGGCGGCCATGCTGCGCGAAGAGGGCTACGACCTCATCGGCCTCACGCTGCAGCTCTGGAACCAGCGCCGCCTCGCCGGCAAGGACGGCATGCCCGAGCCGGTGCAGGGCCGCTGCTGCTCCATCGATGATGTGTATGACGCGCGCCGCGTCGCCGAGACGCTCGGCATCCCTTACTATCTGGTCAACGAGCAGGAGCGCTTCGAGTCTGACGTGGTGCGCCCCTTCGTCAGCGAATACCTGCACGGACGCACGCCCATTCCGTGCTCGCTCTGCAACAACCACCTCAAGTTTGATCAGCTTCTGCTGCGCGCGCGCCAGTTTGGCGCCGACCGCATCGCGACGGGCCATTATGCGCGCAACGAGTATGACCCGGCGCGCGGCCGCTGGATATTGAAGCGTCCGGCCGACCGCAGCAAGGATCAGACGTGGTTCCTCTTTGGCCTCACGCAGGAGCAGCTTTCGCGCACGCTGTTTCCGCTGGGCGGCTACACCAAGCCCGAGGTGCGCGAAATTGCCGCCACGCACAAGCTGGCCCTCGCGGCCAAGCCGGATTCGCAGGAGATCTGCTTCATCCCGAACGGCGACTACAAGCGTTTCATTGACGCTTATCTCGATGAGCAGGGCGAGAGCATTCCAGACAGCGCGGGCGAGCTTGTTTCCACCACGGGCGAAGTGCTGGGGCGTCATGCCGGCATTCACAACTTCACCGTGGGCCAGCGCAAGGGGCTCGGCGTCACCGCGCCCAATCCGCTCTATGTGCTGCAGATTGATCCGGCATCGCACCGCGTCACCGTGGGCAGCGATACGGAGCTGGCGACCGAGACCTTCCGCGCCCGCGACTGCAACTGGATCAGCATTGCTGATCTGACCGGCGAGCGGCGCGCGCAGGTCAAGATTCGCCACCGCCATGAGCCCGCCTGGGCCACTGTGCGCCCGGTGCGCGGCGCGGATGGCACGGCCGAGGCTGAGATCACCTTCGACGAGCCGCAGCGTGCGGTGACTCCGGGGCAGTCGGCCGTCTTCTATGACGAGGACGAGGTGATCGGCGGCGGCTGGATCGTTTGA
- the der gene encoding ribosome biogenesis GTPase Der yields MPTFAIVGRPNVGKSTLFNRLTESRRSIVGDEPGITRDRIYGEVRWAGRTARLVDTGGIVPDDEALIPAEIFRQARVALEEAEAIVMVVDGRTELAAPDLDLARLLLRTGKPLFLAVNKIDTPQLDASAENFRQLGIQNLVAISAEHGHNVGDLLDEVFAVLHFPEPETEPEVESEAESDGAAEKPEPLHRTHGEYEQPETRVAIIGRPNVGKSTLLNALTGSSRAIVSPIAGTTRDAVDEVIEHNGQTLRIVDTAGIRRKGKTYLMAEKLSVVMARRHLEAADVALLVIDATEGVTASDATIGGYAHESGRSVIIVVNKWDAVTTGRTDGKPPADRAIFEEQVRDHLKYLSYAPVIFISAAEGRNLNRILDAVMRVAAERRKRVTTGQMNRFLDQIDFQRAGVPMSHKMRIFYMTQAAVAPPTFVLFTNRDVKLHFSFERFLENQIRAAFGFEGSPIWLKVRPREKKDEKG; encoded by the coding sequence ATGCCCACCTTTGCCATTGTGGGCCGCCCCAACGTCGGCAAATCCACGCTCTTTAACCGCCTCACCGAGTCGCGCCGCTCCATTGTCGGCGACGAGCCGGGCATCACGCGCGACCGCATCTACGGCGAGGTTCGCTGGGCCGGCCGCACGGCGCGCCTGGTGGATACGGGTGGCATCGTGCCCGATGACGAAGCGCTGATTCCGGCGGAGATCTTCCGGCAGGCCCGCGTTGCGCTCGAAGAGGCCGAGGCCATTGTGATGGTGGTCGATGGCCGCACTGAGCTGGCCGCGCCCGACCTTGACCTCGCGCGCCTGCTGCTGCGCACCGGCAAGCCGCTCTTTCTGGCCGTCAACAAAATCGATACGCCGCAGCTCGATGCCTCGGCGGAGAACTTTCGCCAGCTCGGCATTCAGAACCTTGTCGCCATCTCGGCCGAGCACGGCCACAATGTCGGCGACCTGCTCGACGAGGTCTTCGCGGTGCTGCATTTTCCGGAACCCGAGACCGAGCCGGAAGTCGAGTCTGAGGCCGAGTCCGATGGTGCCGCCGAAAAGCCGGAACCCCTGCACCGCACCCACGGCGAGTATGAGCAGCCGGAGACGCGTGTCGCCATCATTGGACGGCCCAACGTGGGCAAGTCCACGCTGCTCAACGCGCTCACCGGCAGCAGCCGCGCCATTGTGTCGCCGATTGCCGGCACCACGCGCGACGCGGTCGATGAGGTCATTGAGCACAACGGCCAGACGCTGCGCATTGTGGACACGGCCGGCATTCGCCGCAAGGGCAAGACCTATCTGATGGCCGAGAAGCTCTCAGTGGTCATGGCCCGCCGCCATCTTGAGGCCGCCGATGTGGCGCTGCTGGTCATCGATGCGACCGAAGGCGTGACGGCCTCCGACGCCACCATCGGCGGCTATGCGCATGAGAGCGGCCGGTCCGTGATCATTGTCGTCAACAAGTGGGACGCCGTGACGACAGGCCGCACCGACGGCAAGCCGCCCGCCGACCGCGCCATCTTTGAGGAGCAGGTGCGCGACCACCTCAAGTACCTGAGCTATGCGCCGGTCATCTTCATCTCCGCAGCCGAGGGCAGGAATCTGAACCGCATTCTCGATGCCGTCATGCGCGTTGCCGCGGAGCGCCGCAAGCGCGTCACCACGGGCCAGATGAACCGCTTCCTCGACCAGATCGACTTTCAGCGCGCGGGCGTGCCCATGTCGCACAAGATGCGCATCTTTTACATGACGCAGGCCGCAGTTGCGCCCCCGACCTTTGTGCTGTTTACCAACCGGGATGTGAAGCTGCACTTCTCCTTCGAGCGTTTTCTGGAGAACCAGATTCGCGCCGCCTTCGGCTTTGAGGGTTCGCCCATCTGGCTCAAGGTGCGCCCGCGCGAGAAGAAGGATGAGAAGGGGTAA
- a CDS encoding CopG family transcriptional regulator, which produces MRRTQLYLEEDLWSALHARARREQTTISELVRRAAREQYLHGVEDRQAVMAAFAGSRAAQHDTQDSTEYVREMRRGNRLARLNS; this is translated from the coding sequence ATGAGGCGGACGCAACTCTATCTCGAAGAGGACCTGTGGAGTGCCCTGCATGCGCGGGCGCGCCGCGAGCAGACGACCATCTCTGAGTTGGTTCGACGGGCCGCCCGCGAACAGTACCTGCACGGCGTCGAGGATCGCCAGGCCGTTATGGCGGCCTTTGCCGGCAGCCGGGCTGCTCAGCACGACACGCAGGACTCGACCGAATACGTGCGCGAGATGCGGCGTGGCAACCGGCTGGCAAGGCTCAACAGCTAG
- a CDS encoding type II toxin-antitoxin system VapC family toxin, with the protein MSVLVDSDILIEVSRGRDTAIVERWMALSRSVEAVLYTPVTAAELWAGARPGEQELLTRLFQAIDCAPLDEETGRMAGAFLRQFHKSHSVELGDALIAAAAVQQEAMLWTRNRKHYPMAGVRFY; encoded by the coding sequence GTGAGCGTTCTCGTCGATTCCGACATTCTGATCGAGGTCTCGCGCGGCCGCGACACGGCGATCGTGGAACGATGGATGGCCTTGAGCCGCAGCGTGGAAGCCGTTCTCTACACGCCGGTGACAGCCGCCGAGTTGTGGGCCGGCGCACGCCCGGGCGAACAGGAACTGCTCACGCGGCTGTTTCAGGCGATCGATTGTGCTCCGCTGGATGAAGAAACCGGCAGGATGGCCGGAGCATTTCTGCGGCAGTTTCACAAAAGCCATAGTGTCGAGCTGGGCGATGCGCTGATTGCCGCGGCCGCCGTGCAGCAGGAAGCGATGCTGTGGACACGCAACCGCAAGCATTATCCGATGGCCGGAGTGCGGTTTTACTGA
- a CDS encoding ATP-dependent DNA helicase — protein MSSPATHSMSAMSGFPSLHAFFAPGGLLANSQLPYEFRKGQLEMAQALERAIEEGRHLIVEAGTGTGKTLAYLLPALRSGRRVIISTGTKNLQEQLYFKDIPFLESLLGPLRVTYMKGRANYLCRHKLYALRSQPILNGLEEISQYQAIAEWEKTTETGDRAEIDNLPEASAVWPKLDARSEACLGQKCPDYERCFITEMRRKAAESDVVIVNHHLFFADLAIKQQARAAPDAGVLPDSTVVIFDEAHELEDVASSYFGISLSNVRFEELARDIEITLRTKDALKVEMVQAAQMLRERARMFFGALPRGAANEGRMPFTERDEFLELHGDLYLGVTNALHRLEKELEQLRGVDEAGPLKKRAADVREQLRFVLEAGDRNTVFWIERRGGKNLTVHLQATPIDVSELLGEVLFENFGTVVLTSATLTVQGGFAHFRKRLGLEEARELIIPSHFKYEQQALLYLPPYMPDPREPDFAVEATARIRRILEITQGRAFCLFTSYQQMRDVYERLLSEVGFPLLLQGTAPKKALIEEFRNTPNAVLFGTSSFWQGVDVQGEALSCVIIDRLPFAVPSDPVVQARMRAIEETGGNPFFDFQIPAAVITLKQGFGRLIRSMEDRGVLVLLDPRLQQKRYGKVFLDSLPRYRVTQELGDVEAFFA, from the coding sequence ATGTCTTCGCCTGCGACCCATTCCATGTCCGCCATGTCCGGCTTCCCTTCGCTGCATGCGTTTTTTGCGCCGGGCGGGCTGCTGGCCAACTCGCAGTTGCCCTATGAGTTTCGCAAGGGGCAGCTCGAAATGGCGCAGGCCTTGGAGCGCGCCATCGAAGAGGGCCGCCACCTGATCGTGGAGGCCGGCACCGGCACCGGCAAAACGCTCGCCTACCTGCTGCCGGCGCTGAGGAGCGGCCGGCGGGTCATCATCTCCACCGGCACCAAGAACCTGCAGGAGCAGCTCTACTTCAAGGACATTCCCTTTCTTGAGTCGCTGCTTGGGCCCCTGCGCGTGACCTATATGAAGGGCCGCGCGAACTATCTTTGCCGCCACAAGCTCTATGCGCTGCGCAGCCAGCCCATCCTGAACGGTCTGGAAGAGATCAGCCAATACCAGGCCATTGCCGAGTGGGAGAAGACCACCGAAACCGGCGACCGCGCCGAGATTGACAACCTGCCCGAGGCAAGCGCCGTCTGGCCCAAGCTCGATGCGCGCAGCGAGGCCTGCCTGGGGCAGAAGTGCCCCGACTATGAGCGCTGCTTCATCACCGAGATGCGCCGCAAGGCCGCCGAGAGCGATGTGGTGATTGTGAATCATCATTTGTTCTTTGCCGACCTGGCCATCAAGCAGCAGGCTCGGGCCGCGCCGGATGCGGGCGTGCTGCCCGACTCCACCGTGGTGATTTTTGACGAGGCGCATGAGCTTGAAGATGTGGCGTCGAGCTACTTTGGCATCAGCCTGAGCAACGTGCGCTTTGAAGAGCTGGCGCGCGACATTGAGATCACGCTGCGCACCAAAGACGCCCTCAAGGTGGAGATGGTGCAGGCGGCGCAGATGCTGCGCGAGCGGGCGCGCATGTTCTTTGGCGCGCTGCCGCGCGGCGCGGCCAATGAAGGCCGCATGCCCTTCACCGAACGCGACGAATTTCTTGAGCTGCACGGCGACCTGTACCTGGGCGTGACCAATGCACTGCACCGGCTCGAAAAAGAGCTGGAGCAGTTGCGCGGCGTGGACGAAGCCGGTCCGCTCAAAAAGCGGGCCGCCGATGTGCGCGAGCAGTTGCGGTTTGTGCTCGAGGCCGGCGACCGCAACACCGTCTTCTGGATTGAGCGGCGCGGCGGCAAAAACCTGACCGTGCATCTGCAGGCCACGCCCATCGATGTGTCAGAGCTGCTGGGCGAGGTGCTGTTTGAGAACTTCGGCACCGTCGTGCTAACCTCGGCCACGCTCACGGTGCAGGGCGGCTTTGCTCACTTCCGCAAGCGGCTGGGCCTTGAAGAAGCGCGCGAGCTCATCATTCCCTCGCACTTCAAATACGAGCAGCAGGCGCTCTTGTATCTGCCGCCGTACATGCCCGATCCGCGCGAGCCGGACTTCGCCGTCGAGGCCACGGCGCGCATCCGGCGCATTCTTGAAATCACGCAAGGCCGCGCCTTCTGCCTCTTCACCAGCTACCAGCAGATGCGCGACGTGTATGAGCGCCTGCTCTCCGAGGTCGGCTTCCCCTTGCTGCTGCAGGGCACCGCGCCCAAGAAGGCGCTGATCGAGGAGTTCCGCAACACGCCCAACGCCGTGCTCTTCGGCACATCGAGCTTCTGGCAGGGGGTGGACGTGCAGGGCGAGGCGCTGAGCTGCGTCATCATTGACCGCCTGCCCTTTGCCGTGCCGTCTGACCCCGTAGTGCAGGCGCGCATGCGGGCCATTGAAGAGACCGGCGGCAACCCGTTCTTCGACTTCCAGATTCCGGCCGCGGTCATCACGCTCAAGCAGGGCTTCGGGCGTCTGATTCGCTCCATGGAAGATCGCGGCGTGCTGGTGCTGCTCGACCCGCGCCTGCAGCAGAAGCGCTACGGCAAGGTCTTTCTCGACAGCCTGCCGCGCTACCGCGTCACGCAGGAGCTAGGCGATGTGGAAGCTTTTTTCGCTTAG
- a CDS encoding Panacea domain-containing protein has protein sequence MMAYNIDVVADALLNASRERRIEVSNLKLQKLMYYAQGWYLVLTSQPLYSEDIQAWVHGPVIPCLFHRFKPYKWGAIDEKGKQGNPVLHRYLGMLLEKYGRYSAKELEQFTHNERPWIDARAGLAVDEPSTRVITQEALRAHFSALMQASAAK, from the coding sequence ATGATGGCTTACAACATTGACGTCGTCGCTGATGCTTTGCTGAATGCAAGCCGTGAACGTCGCATTGAGGTCAGCAATCTCAAGTTGCAGAAGCTGATGTATTACGCCCAGGGGTGGTATCTGGTTCTCACCAGTCAGCCTCTGTACTCTGAGGATATTCAGGCTTGGGTCCACGGCCCTGTTATCCCGTGCCTGTTTCATCGTTTTAAGCCCTATAAGTGGGGTGCTATTGATGAGAAAGGCAAGCAGGGTAACCCCGTTTTGCACCGTTACTTGGGGATGCTGCTAGAGAAGTATGGCAGATACTCAGCAAAAGAGTTAGAACAGTTTACTCACAATGAAAGGCCGTGGATTGATGCGAGGGCTGGTCTGGCTGTTGACGAACCTTCCACGAGAGTTATCACTCAAGAAGCATTGAGGGCTCATTTTTCCGCGTTGATGCAGGCGAGTGCCGCTAAATAA